In the Gorilla gorilla gorilla isolate KB3781 chromosome 10, NHGRI_mGorGor1-v2.1_pri, whole genome shotgun sequence genome, one interval contains:
- the BAZ2A gene encoding bromodomain adjacent to zinc finger domain protein 2A isoform X1 codes for MEMEANDHFNFTGLPPAPAASGLKPSPSSGEGLYTNGSPMNFPQQGKSLNGDVNVNGLSTVSHTTTSGILNSAPHSSSTSHLHHPSVAYDCLWNYSQYPSANPGSNLKDPPLLSQFSGGQYPLNGILGGSRQPSSPSHNTNLRAGSQEFWANGTQSPMGLNFDSQELYDSFPDQNFEVMPNGPPSFFTSPQTSPMLGSSIQTFAPSQEVGSGIHPDEAAEKEMTSVVAENGTGLVGSLELEEEQPELKMCGYNGSVPSVESLHQEVSVLVPDPTVSCLDDPSHLPDQLEDTPILSEDSLEPFNSLAPEPVSGGLYGIDDTELMGAEDKLPLEDSPVISALDCPSLNNATAFSLLADDSQTSTSIFASPTSPPVLGESVLQDNSFDLNNGSDAEQEEMETQSSDFPPSLSQPAPDQSSTIQLHPATSPAVSPTTSPAVSLVVSPAASPEISPEVCPAASTVVSPAVFSVVSPASSAVLPAVSSEVPLTASVTSPKASPVTSPAAAFPTASPANKDVSSFLETTADLEEITGEGLTASGSGDVMRRRIATPEEVRLPLQHGWRREVRIKKGSHRWQGETWYYGPCGKRMKQFPEVIKYLSRNVVHSVRREHFSFSPRMPVGDFFEERDTPEGLQWVQLSAEEIPSRIQAITGKRGRPRNTEKAKTKEVPKVKRGRGRPPKVKITELLNKTDNRPLKKLEAQETLNEEDKAKIAKSKKKMRQKVQRGECQTTIQGQARNKRKQETKSLKQKEAKKKSKAEKEKGKTKQEKLKEKVKREKKEKVKMKEKEEVTKAKPACKADKTLATQRRLEERQRQQMILEEMKKPTEDMCLTDHQPLPDFSRVPGLTLPSGAFSDCLTIVEFLHSFGKVLGFDPAKDVPSLGVLQEGLLCQGDSLGEVQDLLVRLLKAALHDPGLPSYCQSLKILGEKVSEIPLTRDNVSEILRCFLMAYGVEPALCDRLRTQPFQAQPPQQKAAVLAFLVHELNGSTLIINEIDKTLESMSSYRKNKWIVEGRLRRLKTVLAKRTGRSEVEMEGPEECLGRRRSSRIMEETSGMEEEEEEESIAAVHGRRGRRDGEVDATASSIPELERQIEKLSKRQLFFRKKLLHSSQMLRAVSLGQDRYRRRYWVLPYLAGIFVEGTEGNLVPEDVIKKETDSLKVAAHASLNPALFSMKMELAGSNTTASSPARARGRPRKTKPGSMQPRHLKSPVRGQDSEQPQAQLQPEAQLHAPAQPQPQLQLQLQSHKGFLEQEGSPLSLGQSQHDLSQSAFLSWLSQTQSHSSLLSSSVLTPDSSPGKLDPAPSQPPEEPEPDEAESSPDPQALWFNISAQMPCNAAPTPPPAVSEDQPTPSPQQLASSKPMNRPSAANPCSPVQFSSTPLAGLAPKRRAGDPGEMPQSPTGLGQPKRRGRPPSKFFKQMEQRYLTQLTAQPVPPEMCSGWWWIRDPETLDAMLKALHPRGIREKALHKHLNKHRDFLQEVCLRPSADPIFEPRQLPAFQEGIMSWSPKEKTYETDLAVLQWVEELEQRVIMSDLQIRGWTCPSPDSTREDLAYCEHLSDSQEDITWRGRGREGLAPQRKTTNPLDLAVMRLAALEQNVERRYLREPLWPTHEVVLEKALLSTPNGAPEGTTTEISPLSPSRSYEITPRIRVWRQTLERCRSAAQVCLCLGQLERSIAWEKSVNKVTCLVCRKGDNDEFLLLCDGCDRGCHIYCHRPKMEAVPEGDWFCTVCLAQQVEGEFTQKPCFPKRGQKRKSGYSLNFSEGDGRRRRVLLRGRESPAAGPRYSEEGLSPSKRRRLSMRNHHSDLTFCEIILMEMESHDAAWPFLEPVNPRLVSGYRRIIKNPMDFSTMRERLLRGGYTSSEEFAADALLVFDNCQTFNEDDSEVGKAGHIMRRFFESRWEEFYQGKQANL; via the exons AAATGGAGGCAAACGACCATTTTAACTTTACTGGCCTTCCCCCTGCACCTGCTGCCTCAGGACTGAAACCCTCTCCTTCCTCAGGGGAGGGCCTCTACACTAACGGGTCTCCCATGAACTTCCCCCAGCAAGGGAAAA gTTTGAATGGGGATGTGAATGTTAATGGCTTATCTACTGTATCTCACACTACTACTTCAGGGATTTTGAACTCTGCTCCCCACTCCTCCAGCACCTCACACCTCCATCACCCCAGCGTGGCCTACGACTGTCTCTGGAACTACTCACAGTACCCATCTGCCAATCCTGGCAGCAACCTCAAGGACCCACCCCTTCTCTCCCAGTTCTCGGGGGGACAATACCCACTCAACGGCATCCTTGGGGGCAGCCGGCAACCTTCATCCCCAAGTCATAACACTAACCTTCGGGCTGGGAGCCAAGAGTTCTGGGCCAATGGTACCCAGAGTCCCATGGGGCTTAACTTTGATTCACAAGAACTGTATGATTCCTTTCCTGACCAGAATTTTGAGGTGATGCCCAATGGACCCCCTAGTTTTTTCACCTCCCCACAGACTTCTCCTATGTTGGGATCTAGCATTCAAACCTTTGCACCCTCCCAGGAGGTAGGCAGTGGTATCCATCCTGATGAGGCAGCAGAAAAGGAGATGACTTCAGTTGTGGCAGAGAATGGCACTGGCTTGGTAGGCAGCTTGGAGCTGGAAGAAGAGCAGCCAG AACTGAAGATGTGTGGCTACAATGGCTCTGTCCCTTCTGTGGAATCGTTACACCAAGAGGTCTCAGTCCTGGTCCCTGACCCCACAGTGAGCTGTTTAGATGATCCTTCACATCTTCCTGATCAACTGGAAGACACTCCAATCCTCAGTGAAGACTCTCTGGAGCCCTTCAACTCTTTGGCACCAG AGCCAGTGAGTGGAGGACTGTATGGTATTGATGACACGGAGCTGATGGGTGCAGAGGACAAGCTGCCTCTTGAGGAcagccctgtgatttctgccctTGATTGCCCTTCCCTCAATAATGCTACTGCCTTCAGTCTCCTGGCAGATGATAGTCAAACATCAACCTCTATCTTTGCCAGTCCCACCTCTCCACCTGTCCTAGGGGAGTCTGTCCTGCAAG ATAACAGCTTTGACCTGAATAATGGTAGTGACGCTgaacaggaagaaatggaaactcaATCTTCAGACTTCCCACCATCCCTGAGCCAGCCAGCTCCTGATCAGTCATCCACTATTCAGCTACATCCAGCAACCTCACCAGCAGTCTCGCCAACAACCTCCCCAGCAGTCTCCCTAGTGGTTTCTCCAGCAGCCTCCCCAGAAATCTCTCCAGAAGTTTGTCCCGCAGCTTCTACAGTTGTCTCTCCAGCAGTCTTCTCAGTGGTCTCTCCAGCTTCCTCAGCAGTCCTCCCAGCAGTCTCCTCAGAAGTCCCCTTGACGGCTTCAGTGACATCCCCAAAAGCCTCTCCCGTAACTTCCCCAGCAGCTGCCTTTCCAACAGCCTCCCCAGCAAATAAGGATGTCAGCAGCTTTCTAGAAACCACTGCTGACCTGGAAGAGATCACTGGAGAAGGACTCACTGCTTCTGGTAGTG GTGATGTTATGAGGAGACGTATTGCTACCCCAGAAGAAGTTCGTCTTCCCCTCCAACATGG GTGGCGGAGAGAGGTGCGCATCAAGAAGGGCAGCCACCGATGGCAGGGGGAGACCTGGTATTATGGTCCCTGTGGGAAGAGGATGAAGCAATTTCCAGAAGTGATCAAG TACCTGAGCCGCAACGTGGTACACAGTGTCCGCCGTGAGCACTTCAGCTTCAGTCCCCGTATGCCTGTTGGagatttctttgaagaaagagACACGCCAGAG GGCTTGCAGTGggtgcagctctcagcagaggagATCCCGTCGAGGATTCAGGCAATTACTGGCAAACGGGGTCGACCTCGAAACACTGAGAAGGCTAAGACTAAGGAAGTCCCCAAGGTGAAACGGGGTCGAGGTCGGCCACCTAAGGTCAAAATCACTGAGCTATTGAACAAGACAGACAACCGCCCCCTAAAGAAACTGGAGGCCCAAG AAACATTGAATGAGGAGGATAAAGCAAAGATTGCTAAAAGCAAGAAGAAGATGAGGCAGAAGGTTCAACGGGGAGAGTGTCAGACTACTATCCAAGGGCAG GCCAGAAATAAGCGGAAACAAGAGACCAAGAGCTTAAAGCAGAAGGAAGCTAAGAAGAAATCCAAG gctgagaaagaaaaaggaaagacaaagcaggaaaaactgaaggaaaaagtcaagagggaaaagaaggagaaggtaaaaatgaaggaaaaggaggaggtgaCCAAAGCCAAGCCAGCCTGTAAAGCAGATAAGACCCTGGCCACACAGAGGCGCTTGGAGGAACGGCAGAGGCAACAGATGATCTTGGAGGAAATGAAGAAGCCGACAGAGGATATGTGTCTGACTGACCACCAG CCCCTGCCTGACTTCTCACGAGTCCCTGGTCTGACATTGCCCAGTGGAGCCTTCTCAGACTGCTTGACCATTGTGGAGTTCCTGCATAGCTTTGGCAAGGTGCTGGGCTTTGATCCTGCCAAAGATGTGCCTAGCCTGGGGGTCCTGCAGGAGGGACTCCTGTGTCAAGGTGACAGCTTGGGTGAGGTGCAAGACCTGCTGGTCAGGCTGCTGAAGGCTGCACTCCATGATCCTGGCTTGCCCTCCTACTGTCAG TCCCTAAAGATCTTGGGGGAGAAGGTGTCTGAGATCCCACTGACAAGAGACAATGTGTCGGAGATCCTGCGCTGCTTCCTTATGGCATATGGAGTAGAGCCAGCCCTCTGTGACCGCCTGCGCACCCAGCCTTTTCAGGCCCAGCCACCCCAGCAGAAGGCTGCTGTCCTGGCCTTCCTTGTGCATGAGCTCAATGGCTCCACCCTCATCATCAA TGAGATTGACAAGACTCTGGAGAGTATGTCCAGCTACAGGAAAAACAAGTGGATTGTTGAAGGCCGGCTCCGGAG GCTGAAAACTGTTCTGGCCAAGCGAACTGGGCGGTCTGAAGTAGAGATGGAAGGGCCAGAGGAATGCCTGGGACGGAGGCGCAGTTCTCGGATCATGGAAGAGACCAGTGGcatggaagaagaggaagaagaggagtctATAGCAGCTGTCCATGGCCGCAGGGGTCGAAGAGATGGAGAG GTTGATGCCACAGCATCTAGCATCCCAGAGCTAGAGCGCCAGATAGAAAAACTCAGTAAG CGTCAGCTTTTCTTTCGCAAAAAGTTGCTTCACTCATCCCAGATGCTTCGGGCGGTCTCCCTGGGTCAGGACCGCTACAGACGTCGCTACTGGGTATTGCCGTATTTGGCTGGTATCTTTGTAGAAGGAACAGAGGGGAACTTAG TTCCTGAGGATGTGATAAAGAAGGAAACTGACTCCTTAAAAGTGGCAGCCCATGCGTCACTCAACCCTGCCCTcttctctatgaagatggagTTAGCTGGCTCCAACACCACTGCCAGTTCTCCTGCCCGGGCCCGAGGCCGACCTCGAAAAACTAAGCCTGGGTCTATGCAACCTAGGCATCTTAAGTCCCCTGTCAGGGGTCAGGATTCAGAACAGCCCCAGGCCCAGCTTCAGCCTGAGGCTCAGCTTCATGCtcctgcccagccccagcctcagcttcAGCTTCAGCTTCAGTCCCATAAGGGGTTCCTGGAGCAAGAAGGCTCCCCTTTGTCACTGGGTCAGAGCCAGCATGACCTCAGCCAGTCAGCCTTCCTGTCTTGGCTGAGCCAGACTCAGAGCCATAGCTCCCTGTTGAGCAGCTCAGTCCTCACGCCTGATAGCAGTCCGGGAAAACTAGACCCAGCTCCATCACAGCCCCCGGAGGAGCCAGAGCCTGATGAGGCAGAATCCAGCCCTGATCCTCAAGCACTCTGGTTTAACATCTCAGCCCAGATGCCCTGCAATGCTGCCCCTACACCGCCCCCTGCAGTTTCTGAGGACCAACCCACTCCCTCCCCTCAGCAGCTTGCCTCCTCCAAGCCA ATGAATAGACCTAGTGCTGCCAACCCTTGTTCTCCAGTGCAGTTCTCTTCCACGCCCTTGGCTGGGTTGGCCCCTAAGAGGCGAGCAGGAGACCCTGGAGAAATGCCACAGAGTCCCACAGGGCTGGGACAGCCCAAACGGAGAGGGAGACCTCCCAGTAAGTTCTTCAAACAGATGGAACAGCGTTACCTAACCCAGCTGACAGCCCAGCCTGTCCCACCTG AGATGTGCTCAGGCTGGTGGTGGATACGAGATCCTGAGACGTTGGATGCCATGCTCAAGGCCCTACACCCCCGAGGTATCCGGGAGAAGGCACTTCACAAACACCTTAACAAGCACAGGGACTTCTTGCAGGAAGTCTGCCTGCGGCCCTCAGCTG ACCCCATCTTTGAGCCCAGGCAACTACCTGCCTTTCAAGAAGGGATTATGAGCTGGTCCCCCAAAGAGAAGACATACGAGACAGACCTAGCAGTGCTTCAATGGGTAGAGGAGCTGGAGCAGCGGGTTATCATGTCTGATCTGCAGATTCGG GGCTGGACATGTCCTAGCCCAGACTCTACCCGTGAAGACTTGGCCTACTGTGAGCACCTCTCCGACTCCCAGGAGGATATCACCTGGCGAGGTCGGGGCAGGGAAGGTCTGGCACCTCAGCGTAAAACTACCAACCCTTTGGACCTGGCTGTGATGCGGCTGGCTGCCCTGGAACAGAATGTAGAACGGCGGTACCTGCGGGAGCCCCTCTGGCCAACTCATGAGGTTGTGCTGGAGAAGGCCCTGCTTAGCACACCTAATGGTGCCCCTGAGGGCACCACTACAGAGAT ATCACCACTTTCTCCCTCCAGATCATATGAGATCACCCCTCGCATTCGTGTCTGGCGCCAGACCCTCGAGCGGTGCCGGAGCGCAGCCCAGGTGTGCTTGTGCCTGGGCCAGCTGGAGAGGTCCATTGCCTGGGAGAAGTCTGTCAACAAAGTG ACGTGTCTAGTCTGCCGGAAGGGTGACAATGATGAGTTTCttctgctttgtgatgggtgtgaCCGTGGCTGCCACATTTACTGCCATCGTCCCAAGATGGAGGCTGTCCCAGAAGGAGATTGGTTCTGTACTGTCTGTTTGGCTCAG CAGGTGGAGGGAGAATTCACTCAGAAGCCTTGTTTCCCAAAGCGTGGCCAGAAGCGGAAAAGTGGTTATTCGCTGAACTTCTCAGAGGGTGATGGCCGCCGACGCCGGGTACTGTTGAGGGGCCGAGAAAGCCCAGCAGCAGGGCCTCGGTACTCGGAAGAAGGGCTCTCCCCCTCCAAGCGGCGGCGACTCTCAATGCGGAACCACCACAGTGATCTCACGTTTTGCGA GATTATCCTGATGGAGATGGAGTCCCATGATGCAGCCTGGCCTTTCCTAGAGCCTGTGAACCCACGTTTGGTGAGTGGGTACCGGCGCATCATCAAAAATCCTATGGATTTTTCCACCATGCGGGAGCGGCTGCTCAGGGGCGG GTACACCAGCTCAGAGGAGTTTGCGGCTGATGCCCTCCTGGTATTTGACAACTGCCAGACTTTCAACGAGGATGACTCTGAAGTAGGCAAGGCTGGGCACATCATGCGCCGCTTCTTCGAGAGCCGCTGGGAGGAGTTTTATCAGGGAAAACAGGCCAATCTGTGA